The following proteins are encoded in a genomic region of Anguilla anguilla isolate fAngAng1 chromosome 15, fAngAng1.pri, whole genome shotgun sequence:
- the eef1akmt1 gene encoding EEF1A lysine methyltransferase 1, translated as MSDSDDDVPQLSASTLAALQEFYAETNGLAKHVTPEEKFSVGAVEEDWRMSQFWYSDETASRLAEEVLQAAGEGGRIACLSAPSVYQKLKQLDANAPATLLEFDRRFSIYGDEFVFYDYSNPLCLPENVAPQSFDIVIADPPYLSQECLSKVALTVKFLTKGKVLLCTGAIMQEDTEKLLGLKMCTFLPKHTHNLANEFRCYVNYQSGLDS; from the exons ATGAGTGACAGCGACGATGATGTACCCCAGCTGTCAGCCTCAACACTGGCGGCGCTACAGGAGTTCTACGCGGAGACTAACGGTCTGGCCAAACATGTTACGCCTGAAGAAAAGTTTTCTGTTGGTGCTGTAGAGGAGGACTGG CGCATGAGCCAGTTCTGGTACAGTGATGAAACGGCAAGCCGGCTAGCTGAGGAGGTGCTACAGGCAGCCGGAGAAGGTGGCCG GATAGCGTGTCTGAGCGCTCCTAGCGTGTATCAGAAGCTGAAACAGCTGGACGCAAACGCGCCGGCCACGCTGCTGGAGTTTGACCGGCGCTTCTCCATCTACGGGGACGAGTTCGTCTTCTACGACTACAGCAACCCGCTGTGTCTCCCGGAGAACGTGGCTCCCCAAAGCTTCGACATCGTCATCGCGGACCCACCGTACCTGTCCCAGGAGTGCCTCAGCAAAGTGGCCCTGACCGTCAAGTTCCTGACAAAGGGGAAGGTGCTTCTCTGCACGG GTGCAATCATGCAGGAAGACACAGAGAAGCTGCTGGGTCTGAAAATGTGCACCTTTCtccccaaacacacccacaacctGGCCAATGAGTTCCGCTGTTATGTCAACTACCAGTCTGGTCTCGACTCGTGA